The Enoplosus armatus isolate fEnoArm2 chromosome 5, fEnoArm2.hap1, whole genome shotgun sequence genome contains the following window.
agaaaacaaaagaaacagaaataagtGTACAACAACGCTTGTTACCCGGTAATTGATATCAAACTCgttgattgattaatcagccTGATTATCAAGGtacaggttttattttatacttaaaatatgattttgtgTGTAGATGTGCACTGTATATGTGGGTTAGAGCAGGTGAGAGGCTGAAGTCTGTGCGGACTCCTACAGGCTTTTCAATATGATTTAAATTTGATACAGTTCTattcagtttaattcattttattagctgaaatatgaaacatgttGTGCGGCCaagtataaaaatacaaaactgctgtattacaaatacaaatacagaattAAATCTGGCTTCTCTGccatatatatttaattatgaCTGCTTACAGGCCTTCactctgtgtgtctatgtatatatatgtgtatgtgtgtgtgtgtgtgtgtttgtcctcaggcTTTGCTGCTCCATGGCTCCCTCCCCGAGGAGGACCAGGATGGATCTGTGAGCTTCGGAGATACCCGGGCTAACACTGAACAGCAGCTGGTACAGTGCCCTCTCTCTGCTAACTCGAGAAAACAACGCTTGCTCTCCACTCTGTGTgaagtgtcagtgtcagtccTTCTGTTGTGATGATGTTTGCAGCCATCACTCCTCTCGAGAGTGGCTACTGTAGAGCACAATTGAATCTCTCTGATCTGCTAGCCCGCTGTCATGCGGGCCCACTGCCTCCTCATGCGCTCTGACATTTTTCCATTCTCTAATTATGCTGCTCATACCCTCTCCCTTTGAAGGTTCTAATCCGTAGTCGTCTGGACCAAAGCGTGGAGGAAGCCCTTGATCTCAAGGTACAGTAAGTAAATGTAATTAGGTTTAATATAGATGAGCTGCCTTACGAGCCCCTCTCTCTAATGTCTCTGTTCATTTGTGTGGCTCTCAGAGGGAACTcatgagacacaaacaggaggCGCGCCACCTTCAGGCCATCAAGGTAAACCTCTTATTCTAATTTTGTCCTAAGTGCGTGAATTATAGCGGATTAAAGGATATAATTCAATCTATTCCGCTCTTGTGCTACCCCAAACCCATGACTCTGCAGTTTCTATCACTCTCAATATACAgtgtatttttccatttctttataAAGATAATAAAGTTTAGAGTTGGGTGTGTGCTGTCGATAAGGCAGGTGGATGCAGTGTGCATCTGTATTCAGGTCTTCTCTGGACGTGTCTTTgatctccttctccttctcattAGGATGCTCTGCAGCAGCGCCTGGCAGTGCAGGAGGATGCTGTGCTGCAGCTAAAGCAGGAACTACTGAGGTGCAACATGGCCAAAGATCAGCTGGAAGGGGAAAATGTGAGACAAGTGATGATTTCCGTTTGACACGATAAAATATTTGACCCGCTTGACCCCGCGGATGCAGGTTTATGTGAGAGCAGTATAGCACTCATATATCAAGCTGATATGTCTGTTTGCAGGTAGAGCTCAAACACAAGATGAGTGAACGGAACAAATTACTCAGTGAATATGAGGTATCGTCTTTTATTATTCACACTTCAATGCGTTCTGTggatacatacatgcatataagGACTTCTGTCATCCATCTTTCTTGTCACAATAGCAGCAACTTGGGAGGAAGGACAGaatactgcagcagcagcaacaaaagcTTGATGAAGCGCAACAGAAAGCACATGAAGTCAGCCTTGGACGGGTAGGGATCATGATGTGTTTCAAGTATTTCAACAATATATGTTATATGGATGCAAATGACGTTGTGTATATAAGAATAagatttatttatagagcattTTTTATAACCAAGGTTACAAACTACTTAACTCAAGGCAgcaatttaaaatgaacacattttaaaatcaaatataaaattgaatgaggtaaaaaaaaaagaagaaaagtcattAACTGGGccagaataaaacatgtaaaaccaaCTCCAGTAATATAAGATAAAAGAAATAAGATTTAAAAGGTTGGTCcgtattctgtatttttgttattgtcgaCATATTCCAAGAAAAGATTGTAACAATAACCAACCATAATTTTACCAAATTTCtcaattcttcttcttccttcctattttcctcaaacagctgggttctatagtttttagcaaacatcactcaaacaggagtaaatagttcatttgttgaggactatttttagctgtggattaacacacatttactgCAACAGGATGTTGTTTGTGAGATTGACTCAAaacagtggctcattgatgtgttttaaatcGTTTTTTGGGCAACAATGGAGGCTTatagcacagaggaataagctatatcaggctttggctacacgggtctgattttgttcttttcGTGGCATTTGCCGTTAATAACATAATTATAGAATATCCCCAGTCTCATCCTTTAACATGTATTGTTTTCTATTGTGCAGCCATTCAGGAGTGAAAGCGGTGGTTTCAGTAACTCAGTGGCTTCAACGTCTCCTTCAGTATTCCAACACAGTGCACCAGTACGTACCCCTTTTTATTTCAATCTTTAACCAACACTGTTTACTGTGTTGATTCTGATGGCTTATTGTATGGAAGCTCATTTGATCAAAATGAAAAGGTACTAACTCACAATTATGAGATACTAAGCTGAAATTTAACTTAGTATTGTAACTTTATTGAGTCAAATGTCTGACTTCTCATAAtcttgattgatttgatttaccTTGCCTAACTTTTTAGGAAATGAGCTTCCACACTTCTTGCCTTGATATACGAAATTACATTTATAGAAACTGTATGACTATCGGGAAGCTGTTTGTGACAGGGGGAAGAGCTGCAGTTGGTCAGGGAGGCACTGCGTAGTTTGAGGGACAGCTTTTCTGGCCATGACCCCCAACATCACACCCTGGACACCCTGGAGCAGGGTGTGTCCAGTCTCATGGACCGCTTACTCTCTTTGGACACCCAGCGCAGACAGGACAGAGGggtacacactctcacacacacactccatttcAGAGTAAATCTAAGTAAATCACCTGATAAATGATGGGTCAACAACTAATGATGTTACCATGAGTAATTGGTTCTTCTTCTAGGAGGAATTTAAGTCGCCAGGACGCAGAGCCAACTCGACAGACCGTGACTCCTGGCCGCCGAGCTCAAGTGAGACAAACAAAATCCTTGTTTTCTCTTAGGATTTGTCATCCTCTGCAACATCTCAACTCTGGCTGTTAAATCAAATTGTGCCGTTCAATTACACCGCTATGTGCGGAGAGGGGCATTATTGGCTGTGAGGCTAGAGCCATTTTAGACTCTGGTtgtgaaaaacagtgtttttgtaattatttccaGAAATGGCGCACTCACACAGCAGCCCGGGATTGGACACCGCCGTCTCCACTAAAGTGCTCTACTTCACTGATCGCTCGCTCACTCCGTTTCTGATTAACATCCCAAAAAGGTGAAACTAAAAACACTTCATATTGGCTTTATATAacagtgttattgtgtgttCCCTCACTGGAGCTTGCATGAATTTTAAGCGAATTGCTGTTTGGGTTAGAGCTGCATGCTGAGGACACATGGCTTGATTCAGGCATGAC
Protein-coding sequences here:
- the dixdc1a gene encoding dixin-A yields the protein MGAKQMKCLSSASPAHSPKEEYVITQSTDTPKEETLHDQSEDQGEPLDDKSELTEKKSVTEEVSLCGLCPSLGHDGQEEEKSWEEQLDAHQEQLEKEMQEARRMVFRLQALLLHGSLPEEDQDGSVSFGDTRANTEQQLVLIRSRLDQSVEEALDLKRELMRHKQEARHLQAIKDALQQRLAVQEDAVLQLKQELLRCNMAKDQLEGENVELKHKMSERNKLLSEYEQQLGRKDRILQQQQQKLDEAQQKAHEVSLGRPFRSESGGFSNSVASTSPSVFQHSAPGEELQLVREALRSLRDSFSGHDPQHHTLDTLEQGVSSLMDRLLSLDTQRRQDRGEEFKSPGRRANSTDRDSWPPSSKMAHSHSSPGLDTAVSTKVLYFTDRSLTPFLINIPKRLGEVTLRDFKAAVDRQGSFRYHFKALDPEFGTVKEEVFQDGAVVPGWEGKIVAWVEEDHGERR